Proteins from one Cyclopterus lumpus isolate fCycLum1 chromosome 11, fCycLum1.pri, whole genome shotgun sequence genomic window:
- the dnai2b gene encoding dynein intermediate chain 3, ciliary, with product MEIVHVYTKLRLEFGRQCLFSDRPAELLVDVPTDQSLAPQFIQKTHRDQGLQACRDMSEHQVNTERFESDSCGLNHEEGGWPKDVNPQEIEQTIRFRKKVEKDESYINSILQLGSVMENCIRQNNAVDIYQEYLKDEEEVEELQEPPSAKTINVFRDPNKVKRTVTGLSWHPDGGRKLAAAYSCLEFQKASKDMSLDSYIWDIENPNRPEMTLKPVSPLVCLEYNPKDCHTLVGGSYNGQIAYWDTRKGSQPVEISSVEHSHRDPVYKIIWLQSKTGTDIFSASTDGQVLWWDVRKLTEPTERLVLDPSREGNLDRALGAISLDFESTMPTKFMVGTEQGVVVSCNRKAKTPAEKIVCTYNGHQGPVYALQRNPFFPKNFLTVGDWTARIWSEDIKDSSILWTKYQMSYLTDACWSPVRPSVFFTVKMDGMLDVWDILFKQNDPTLSLKVCDEALYSLRLQDNGRLVACGSQQGRASLLEVCSGLSTLQKNEKSLLAAMFERETKREKILEARQREIRLKERSRSEQSRDEDGGREDGDQSPHQLIARAEDDFYVVTETEMKRRREKVDQTAGARTSSESVDHDHGQTQGQYQGLSSDRSTDEL from the exons ATGGAGATCGTCCATGTGTACACAAAGCTCCGCCTTGAGTTTGGCCGGCAGTGTCTCTTTTCCGACCGCCCTGCAGAGCTGCTGGTAGACGTTCCTACAGACCAGAGTCTGGCTCCACAATTCATCCAGAAAACTCACCGAGACCAGGGCCTGCAGGCCTGCCGGGACATGTCGGAGCACCAG gtgaacacagagcgCTTTGAGTCTGACAGCTGTGGTCTAAACCacgaggagggggggtggcCCAAAGACGTGAACCCTCAGGAAATTGAACAGACCATCCGCTTCAGGAAGAAAGTGGAGAAAGACGAGAGCTACATCAACAGCATCCTGCAGCTGGGCAGC GTCATGGAGAATTGCATCAGACAGAACAATGCCGTGGACATCTACCAGGAATACttgaaggacgaggaggaggtggaggaacttCAGGAGCCGCCATCTGCCAAGACTATCAACGTCTTCAG AGATCCTAACAAGGTGAAGCGTACCGTCACCGGTCTGTCGTGGCACCCTGACGGTGGCAGGAAGCTGGCGGCCGCCTACTCGTGCCTTGAGTTCCAGAAAGCCTCCAAAGACATGAGCCTGGACTCCTACATCTGGGACATCG AGAACCCTAACAGACCGGAGATGACTCTGAAGCCGGTGTCTCCACTCGTCTGTCTGGAATACAACCCCAAAGACTGCCACACTCTGGTGGGAGGCAGCTACAACGGACAGATTG caTACTGGGACACTCGGAAAGGCAGCCAGCCAGTGGAGATTTCCTCTGTGGAGCACAGTCACAGAGACCCGGTCTACAAGATCATCTGGCTGCAGTCCAAGACTGGGACAGACATCTTCTCTGCATctactgatggacag GTTCTGTGGTGGGACGTTCGCAAGTTGACCGAGCCCACAGAGCGTCTGGTTCTGGACCCGAGCAGGGAGGGAAACCTGGACCGAGCTTTAGGAGCCATCTCTCTGGATTTTGAGTCTACCATG CCCACTAAGTTCATGGTGGGGACAGAACAGGGGGTCGTCGTGTCCTGCAACAGGAAGGCAAAGACTCCGGCAGAGAAGATTGTCTGTACGTACAATGGACACCAGGGACCCGTCTACGCTCTGCAGAGGAACCCGTTCTTCCCTAAGAACTTCCTCACCGTGGGGGACTGGACCGCCCGCATCTGGTCTGAGGACATCAAGGACTCGTCCATATTGTGGACCAA ATATCAGATGTCGTATCTGACGGACGCCTGCTGGAGTCCTGTCCGTCCCTCTGTcttcttcactgtgaagatgGATGGCATGTTGGATGTCTGGGACATCTTGTTTAAACAGAACGACCCCACGCTGAGTCTCAAG gtgtgtgacgAGGCCCTGTACAGCCTCCGGCTGCAGGACAACGGACGGCTGGTGGCGTGCGGCTCTCAGCAGGGCAGAGCCTCGCTGCTGGAGGTCTGCTCCGGACTGTCCACCCTCCAGAAGAACGAGAAGAGTCTGCTGGCTGCG ATGTTTGAGCGAGAGACGAAGCGAGAAAAGATCCTGGAGGCCCGGCAGAGAGAGATCCGTCTCAAGGAGAGGAGCCGTTCCGAGCAAAGTCGGGACGAGGACGGGGGACGGGAGGACGGAGACCAGAGTCCACATCAGCTGATAGCCAGAGCCGAGGACGACTTCTACGTGGTCACGGAGacggagatgaagaggaggcggGAGAAGGTGGACCAGACAGCCGGAGCCAGAACCAGCTCCGAATCAGTGGACCATGACCATGGCCAGACTCAGGGCCAGTACCAGGGCCTTTCTTCAGACCGGAGTACTGATGAGCTCTGA
- the LOC117739323 gene encoding zinc finger protein 572-like, translating to MCKVQMLRALVKQRLTAAAQEIFGLFERTIAEYEEELCASKEENERQRELLDAVFNPQLRLHRADAQQVIGGEEEQQDWSSSLNQEDPEPPHIKEEQEDLEPPHNKGDQEDPEPPHIKGDQEDLEPPHIKGDQEDLELPHIKEDQEDPEPPHIKEEQEELWTSQEGEQLQGLEEAGIKFSFTTVKSEDDEEEAQSSHLHQRQTEHMETEADGEDCGGPEPDRNPDPGDSSETEVSDDWKETSEPPSGLNSLNNYFSSEKPFRCSVCRKGFGLKGTLKEHMRFHTGEKPFSCSVCKKSFAWRGSLHKHTRIHTREKRFSCSVCQSRFTWFHQLKTHKCVGHQSSQLIHTQTEEKQEASSSTEHMETEGDGEDYGGPEPDRNSDSDRHLEPETDNSDDWKEAREPQAGLNSLNNDEVSLEKPFSCSECEKAFNDRGNLRNHMRIHTGEKPFSCSECEKSFRFKGDLKRHLRTHSGEKPFSCSTCGKKFGNSGHLNRHMRIHTGEKPFSCSVCEKRFTQRGTLRLHMKLHTGEKPFSCSL from the exons atgtgtaaaGTCCAAATGCTGAGAGCGTTGGTGAAGCAGCGACTAACTGCGGCTGCGCAAGAGATATTTGGTCTGTTTGAAAGAACGATAGCAGAGTACGAGGAGGAACTTTGTGCTTCTAAAGAGGAGAACGAGCGACAACGAGAACTACTGGACGCTGTGTTCAACCCTCAGCTGCGGCTACACAGAGCAg ATGCACAACAAGTGATTggtggagaagaagagcagcaggactggagctccagtctgaaccaggaggacccagagcccccacacattaaagaggaacaggaggacctaGAGCCCCCACACAATAAaggggaccaggaggacccagagcccccacacattaaaggggaccaggaggacctagagcccccacacattaaaggggACCAGGAGGACCTAGAGctcccacacattaaagaggaccaggaggacccagagcccccacacattaaagaggaacaggaggaactctggaccagtcaggagggagagcagcttcaaggtctggaggaggctggtatcaagttctcattcactactgtgaagagtgaagatgatgaagaggaagctcagtcctctcatcttcatcaaagacaaactgaacacatggaaacagaagctgatggagaggactgtggaggaccagaaccagacaggaacccAGATCCAGGGGACTCTTCAGAGACTGAAGTCAGTGATGACTGGAAGGAGACCAGTGAACCACCGTCAGGTTTAAACTCTCTGAATAATTACTTTTCTAGTGAGAAACCGTTTCGCTGCTCTGTGTGTAGGAAAGGATTTGGCCTAAAGGGAACTCTGAAGGAACACATGAGatttcacacaggagagaaaccattcagctgctcagtctgtaAGAAATCTTTTGCCTGGAGAGGAagtttacataaacacacaagaaTCCACACACGAGAGAAAAGGTTCAGCTGCTCTGTTTGCCAAAGTAGATTCACCTGGTTCCATCAGCTCAAAACACATAAATGTGTTGGTCATCAGTCCTCACAGCTTATTCACACTCAGACTGAGGAGAAACAAGAGGCCAGCAGCTCaactgaacacatggaaacagaaggtgatggagaggactatggaggaccagaaccagacaggaactcAGATTCAGATAGACATTTAGAACCTGAGACTGATAACAGTGATGATTGGAAGGAGGCCAGAGAACCTCAGGCAGGTTTAAACTCTTTGAATAATGATGAAGTTTCTCTAGAGAAACCATTTAGCTGCTCTGAATGTGAGAAAGCTTTCAATGATCGTGGAAATCTGAGGAACCACATGAGAATCCACACAGGCgagaaaccattcagctgcTCCGAGTGTGAGAAGAGTTTTCGCTTCAAGGGAGACCTGAAGAGACACTTGAGAACTCATTCAGGAGAGAAACCGTTCAGCTGCTCTACATGTGGGAAAAAGTTTGGCAACAGTGGACATCTGAATAGACACATGAGgattcacacaggagagaaaccattcagctgcTCTGTGTGCGAGAAACGGTTTACACAAAGAGGAACTTTACGGCTGCACATGAAACTTCACACAGGGGAGAAACCCTTCAGCTGCTCTTTATGA
- the LOC117738607 gene encoding zinc finger protein 184-like, translated as MSNKRSKITENRILRENRILPDNRGLRAAIDEQLAAAAEEIFWLLKECGLADVEELRDRVAERITAAVELIFSAFGASRAAEREPEQPAEPGTDGRDSCPEFCFSEGPPKQDHLGKLKDPLPGTSSRPDRVSETDHRPDSLDDLAGKDDEESDKEAPPHCCRICRKSFNRKGFLMKHVEKHLKEAECVCGLCGERLDSSDDLRLHHQTHRDSSRTCHICSKKFPSIRAQETHLRLHTGEKPFSCHICGKGFNQKGNMVTHMRIHTAEKPFRCTTCHKVFSHTGSLERHMKVHDGQTPFSCKVCGKSFSKSAELRRHVQSHESAATPATRSRRRKPSLTPSHCCKVCGNAFHNKGNFVRHAETHLNDPVCRCGVCGEQSESSESFLLHIQSHRETNRMCDICGISFRDMEIHMRTHTGQKPFSCKDCGKDFPRKGSLERHMKLHAGDRPYICEFCGKTFIENTVLKRHIKSHTGGKPRIYSCDSCSKTFTMSQHLDVHKRIHTGEKPYTCRVCGKNFRQIGNLDSHMRIHTGEKPFICSLCGKRFRQKISLETHERFHKKEKLFSCQLCSKGFVQKIDLKRHMLTHTGEKPYSCSICGKSYQEKRSVDSHMKVHTGERAGRDSEVTSNLNRQEGVHADFIQLFLHNEALVVRPPVQQRSLFASAAPLSSKRTVRVRGPAGSLCPHKRSTMCAVRLLRVSVRERLGAAAEDVLLRVEEGQEAADIPALRALLTERLAAAEEEIVGLLEETVAEYEDRAERSEREVRRQKRLLDALLKPDVQLQRADVQQLLENKEQQDWSSSLDQEDPDPPHIKEDQEDPDPPHIKEEQEELWTSQEGEQLQGLEEAGIRFSFTPLKSEDDEEEAQSSHLHQRITEHMETEADGEDCGGPEPDRNSNPGPDRNSDQHLQPVNEDDFPDSSDTDDSDWSQTNGARLGVEAQKHNEVSESNIDSSAKERPFPCSYCGKSFSLKGNLNRHIRDHTGERPFPCTGCDKTFKDSGSLTAHMRCHTGEQPYSCLFCGKNFSGRGNMTRHMRIHTGEKPFTCSVCSKSFHVKEHLNRHMKYHTGEKPFSCSICGKGCAQKTDLKKHMRVHTGEKPFSCPFCGKCCAEKGDLTKHMRVHTGEKPFSCNVCGKSCAQKGSLKIHMRVHTGEKPFSCSVCGKCFTVTGHLKRHMKLHTADGDLNPRLCQTPSGPGSDVEPGLTADFLVPIKTC; from the exons atgtccaataaaCGGTCGAAGATCACCGAGAACCGGATCCTCCGGGAGAACCGGATCCTCCCGGACAACCGGGGCCTCCGGGCGGCCATCGACGAGCAGCTGGCGGCGGCCGCGGAGGAGATCTTCTGGCTGCTGAAGGAGTGCGGACTGGCGGACGTGGAGGAGCTGCGGGACCGGGTCGCGGAGCGGATCACCGCGGCGGTGGAGCTCATCTTCAGCGCGTTTGGTGCCTCCAGAGCGGCCGAGAGGGAACCAGAGCAGCCCGCTGAACCTGGAACCGATGGCAGAGATTCGTGTCcag agtTTTGTTTCTCTGAAGGACCTCCGAAGCAGGACCACCTGGGCAAACTGAAGGACCCTCTGCCCGGCACTTCCTCCAGGCCAGACCGTGTCTCTGAAACGGATCACCGACCGGACTCTCTGGACGATCTAGCCGGCAAGGACGACGAAGAGAGCGACAAAGAGGCGCCCCCCCACTGTTGCAGAATCTGCAGGAAGTCGTTCAACAGGAAAGGCTTTTTGATGAAACACGTGGAAAAACACTtgaaggaggcggagtgtgTTTGCGGTCTGTGTGGGGAGCGCTTGGATTCCAGCGACGACCTGAGGCTGCACCACCAAACTCACCGCGACAGCAGCAGGACCTGCCACATCTGCAGCAAGAAGTTCCCCTCGATCCGCGCTCAGGAGACGCACCTGAGGCtgcacacaggagagaaaccattcagctgcCACATCTGCGGAAAAGGCTTCAACCAGAAGGgaaacatggtgacacacatGAGGATCCACACAGCGGAGAAGCCATTCAGGTGCACCACGTGTCACAAAGTGTTCAGCCACACAGGCTCTCTGGAGCGACACATGAAGGTCCACGATGGACAGACGCCGTTTAGCTGCAAAGTCTGCGGGAAAAGCTTCAGCAAGAGCGCTGAGCTGAGGCGACACGTCCAGAGCCATGAGTCGGCCGCTACGCCTGCCACCAGGAGCAGGCGCAGGAAACCGAgtctgactccttctcactgcTGCAAGGTCTGCGGGAACGCCTTTCACAATAAAGGCAACTTTGTGCGGCACGCAGAGACTCATTTAAATGATCCCGTATGTCGCTGTGGTGTCTGTGGAGAGCAGTCGGAGTCCTCTGAGAGTTTTCTGCTTCACATCCAGAGCCACAGAGAAACCAACAGGATGTGTGACATCTGCGGCATCAGCTTCAGGGACATGGAGATCCACATGAGGACGCACACCGGCCAGAAGCCCTTCAGCTGCAAAGACTGCGGCAAAGACTTCCCTAGGAAGGGCTCTCTGGAGAGACACATGAAGCTGCACGCTGGCGACAGGCCGTACATCTGCGAGTTCTGCGGGAAAACTTTCATTGAAAACACCGTCCTGAAGAGACACATCAAGAGCCACACGGGAGGAAAGCCCAGGATCTACTCCTGTGACAGCTGCAGCAAAACATTCACCATGAGCCAGCATCTGGACGTGCACAAGAGGATCCACACCGGGGAGAAACCGTACACCTGCAGGGTCTGCGGGAAGAATTTCCGGCAGATCGGCAACCTGGACTCCCACATGAGGATCCACACGGGGGAGAAGCCGTTCATCTGCAGCCTCTGCGGGAAGAGGTTTCGTCAGAAGATCTCGCTGGAGACGCACGAGAGGTTCCACAAGAAGGAGAAACTGTTCAGCTGCCAGCTCTGCAGCAAAGGCTTCGTCCAGAAGATCGACCTGAAGAGACACATGCTGACGCACACAGGGGAGAAACCCTACAGCTGCAGCATCTGCGGGAAGAGCTACCAGGAGAAACGCTCCGTAGACTCTCACATGAAGGTCCACACCGGAGAACGAGCCGGAAGGGACTCCGAGGTGACGTCGAACCTGAACCGCCAGGAAGGAGTTCACGCCGACTTCATCCAGCT CTTCCTCCATAACGAAGCGCTTGTTGTTCGCCCTCCGGTCCAGCAGAGGTCGCTGTTCGCTTCCGCCGCTCCGCTCTCCTCAAAGCGAACTGTCCGTGTGCGCGGCCCCGCTGGCTCTCTTTGTCCGCACAAGAGGAGCACAATGTGCGCCGTGCGGCTGCTGCGGGTGTCGGTACGCGAGCGGCTCGGCGCCGCCGCCGAAGACGTTCTGCTGCGGGtggaagaaggacaagaagcGGCGGACATCCCGGCGCTGAGAGCGCTGCTCACCGAGCGGCTCGCGGCTGCGGAGGAGGAGATTGTCGGTCTGTTGGAGGAAACCGTGGCGGAGTACGAAGACCGAGCCGAGCGGTCCGAGCGAGAGGTCCGCCGCCAGAAGAGGCTGCTCGATGCCCTGCTGAAGCCCGACGTGCAGCTGCAGCGAGCAG atgtccagcagctgttggagAATAAAGAGCAGCAGgactggagctccagtctggaccaggaggacccagaccccccacacattaaagaggaccaggaggacccagaccccccacacattaaagaggaacaggaggaactctggaccagtcaggagggagagcagcttcaaggtctggaggaggctggtatcaGGTTCTCATTCACTCCtctgaagagtgaagatgatgaagaggaagctcagtcctctcatcttcatcaaagaataactgaacacatggaaacagaagctgatggagaggactgtggaggaccagaaccagacaggaactcAAATCCAGGACCAGACAGAAACTCAGATCAGCATTTACAACCAGTTAATGAAGACGATTTTCCGGACTCTTCTGATACTGATGACTCTGATTGGTCACAAACCAACGGAGCCCGGTTGGGGGTCGAGGCTCAGAAACACAATGAAGTCTCTGAGAGCAATATCGACTCTTCAGCGAAAGAGAGACCATTTCCATGCTCTTATTGTGGGAAAAGTTTCAGCTTGAAGGGCAATTTGAACAGACACATTAGAGATCACACGGGCGAGAGGCCGTTCCCGTGTACCGGCTGTGATAAAACCTTCAAAGACAGCGGCTCACTTACAGCTCACATGAGGTGTCACACCGGAGAGCAGCCATACAGCTGCTTGTTCTGTGGGAAGAACTTCAGCGGGCGAGGAAACATGACCCGGCACATGAGGATCCACACCGGAGAGAAACCCTTCACCTGCTCAGTGTGTAGTAAAAGCTTTCACGTGAAAGAACACCTCAACAGACACATGAAGTATCACACAGGGGAGAaacccttcagctgctccaTCTGTGGCAAAGGGTGTGCTCAGAAAACAGACCTGAAGAAACACATGagggtccacacaggagagaaacccttCAGCTGTCCCTTCTGTGGGAAGTGTTGTGCTGAAAAAGGAGACTTGACTAAACACATGCGAGTCCACACGGGAGAGAAACCCTTCAGCTGCAACGTATGCGGGAAAAGTTGTGCTCAGAAGGGGAGCCTGAAGATCCACATGagggtccacacaggagagaaaccatttagctGCTCTGTCTGTGGGAAATGTTTCACTGTTACAGGACATTtgaagagacacatgaaacTGCACACAGCCGacggtg ACCTGAACCCAAGACTTTGTCAGACCCCATCAGGGCCCGGTTCAGACGTAGAACCGGGTCTGACAGCAGATTTCTTGGTACCCATTAAGACGTgctga